In Henckelia pumila isolate YLH828 unplaced genomic scaffold, ASM3356847v2 CTG_266, whole genome shotgun sequence, one DNA window encodes the following:
- the LOC140870823 gene encoding vicilin Cor a 11.0101-like, with translation MVCCTKASFCLVVFAAVLLVSSFGAEDPELKECKHKCRAQQRYGEKQREACVSRCEEYSRQKQEREHGGEGGGGGRGSYGEDDQSSWINRDIPTTERLQKCLQDCETRHGTDQDRCRSRCRREYESERGTYEGDERQGEMEEEGQEKQQRYEENPYVFEDHHFVTGPQSQHGRIRILQKFTDRSKKLFRGIENYRLAIYEADPLTFLVPNHWDAEALVFVVKGKGTVSLVTKDRRESFNIKEGDILRIKAGTTAYLINRDQNERLVLAKLMQPVSTPGNFEAFYGAGGENPESFYRVFSNEILEAAFNVRRDRIEKLFGQQKQGAILKVSKEQIQGMSHHEEGGIWPFGGGESKGTYNIYQEHPTHANQYGQLYEVDYSRFRSLQDLDVAITLANITRGAMTALYYNSRATKICVVKDGAGYYEMACPHMMSQSHESHQRKQPEGSRRESGGTPSYQKISSRLKRGTVVVVPAGHPFVAVAANDQNLQLICFLVHANDNEKHTLAGKRNVINRLEREAKELAFGVPEREVDQVFRSQEEEFFFKGPRQQHWGFSDM, from the exons ATGGTGTGTTGTACCAAAGCGAGCTTCTGTTTGGTGGTCTTTGCAGCAGTGTTGCTTGTTTCATCGTTCGGGGCTGAAGATCCCGAGCTGAAGGAGTGCAAGCACAAGTGCAGAGCCCAGCAACGATACGGCGAGAAACAGAGGGAAGCGTGCGTGAGCCGCTGCGAAGAATACAGTAGACAGAAACAGGAGAGGGAGCACGGCGGCGAGGGTGGTGGTGGTGGCCGCGGCTCTTATGGTGAAGATGACCAGTCCTCCTGGATTAACCGAGACATCCCGACGACTGAGCGGTTGCAGAAGTGCCTCCAGGACTGCGAAACTCGACACGGGACGGATCAAGATCGCTGCCGGAGTAGGTGCCGGAGAGAATATGAAAGTGAGAGAGGAACATATGAAGGTGACGAAAGACAAGGGGAGATGGAGGAAGAAGGACAAGAGAAGCAGCAGCGATACGAGGAGAATCCGTACGTGTTCGAGGATCACCATTTTGTCACCGGGCCGCAGAGCCAACACGGCCGTATTCGGATCCTGCAGAAATTCACCGACAGGTCGAAGAAACTCTTCCGAGGCATCGAGAATTATCGCTTGGCGATTTACGAAGCTGATCCTCTGACTTTCTTGGTTCCTAATCATTGGGATGCCGAAGCTCTGGTCTTTGTTGTAAAAG GAAAGGGGACGGTGAGCTTAGTGACGAAAGACAGGAGAGAGAGTTTCAATATCAAAGAAGGTGATATACTGAGGATCAAAGCGGGGACTACTGCTTATCTTATCAATAGGGATCAGAATGAAAGACTTGTTCTAGCCAAGCTGATGCAGCCAGTCTCGACTCCTGGTAATTTTGAG GCTTTTTACGGCGCCGGAGGGGAGAATCCAGAATCATTCTACAGGGTCTTCAGCAATGAAATACTGGAAGCCGCATTTAAT GTTAGAAGAGATAGGATAGAAAAGTTATTTGGGCAGCAGAAGCAAGGTGCGATATTGAAGGTTTCCAAGGAGCAAATCCAGGGCATGAGTCACCACGAAGAGGGTGGAATCTGGCCGTTTGGCGGTGGCGAATCCAAAGGAACTTACAATATTTATCAGGAACATCCCACACATGCCAACCAATACGGACAGCTCTACGAAGTGGATTATAGCCGTTTCAGGTCTCTCCAAGACCTCGATGTTGCTATTACTTTAGCCAACATCACCAGG GGTGCAATGACGGCCCTATACTACAACTCGAGGGCAACAAAGATTTGCGTAGTAAAAGACGGAGCAGGCTACTACGAAATGGCGTGTCCCCACATGATGTCTCAGTCACATGAGAGCCACCAGCGCAAGCAGCCTGAAGGCTCCCGCCGCGAGTCCGGCGGCACCCCAAGCTATCAGAAGATCAGCTCCCGCCTGAAACGCGGCACCGTGGTGGTTGTACCGGCAGGACATCCTTTCGTGGCTGTGGCCGCCAACGATCAGAATCTGCAGCTCATTTGCTTCCTAGTCCACGCCAATGACAACGAAAAACACACACTCGCAG GGAAAAGAAACGTAATCAATCGGCTCGAGAGAGAGGCGAAGGAGCTAGCATTTGGGGTTCCAGAAAGAGAAGTGGATCAAGTTTTCAGAAGCCAAGAAGAAGAGTTCTTCTTCAAGGGACCTCGCCAGCAACACTGGGGATTCTCTGATATGTGA